The genomic segment ATAATAAAGCGCTAAAATTAACTCAGGGTGCTAAAACTGATAGGGAACGAGCAAAAATATTATATAGTTGGATTGGAAGTAATATAAAGTACGATAATGAAAAGGCTCAAGAAGTTTTAAGTGGAGGCGACACTGAAAAAATGCCAGAAAGCGGTGCAATACCAGCGTTCAGTAGTAGAACAGGTATTTGTTTTGATAAGGCATGTCTTTATGTAGCGATGTCTAGAGCTGCTAATCTTAAAGTTAGGCTTTTAGGAGGCCAAGCCTATGATGGAGAACAATATGTTGGCCATGCATGGAACCAAGTTTATTTAGAGGATGAAAATAAATGGATCAATGTAGATACAACCTTCTATGATGGAGGAAATTATTTTGATTCCAATTTATTTAATAAGCATAATGTAGAAGAAATTGCTGGTGAATGGTAAATTAGTTTGCTTTTTTAAATTTTGAAATAATAAGGTCTATGGCCTTTTCACAATCTTTGTCATTAGGATCTATTGACCATGCTAAATTAAAGAAACGTAAAGCTGTATTAAAGTTTTCTTTCATGACATAGCAATATCCAAGATTAAAAAAGTATTTACTTTCATGCTTAAGAGAAATTGCTTTGTTAAGCATAATTATTGCATCATCAAATTTTTTGAGTTTAATTAAACAAACTCCACAATTATAGTATGAACAAGCCGTGTTTAAATTTTCTGATGCAGACTTTTTATAAAAATCCATGGCTTTTTCGTAATCCTTCATATTGTAAAATTTGTTTCCTTCAGTAAAATAATTCATTTGTGACCTCCAATAGCAAAATTGTAAATATTAACTTAAATTCTTTATAATTATAGACAATACTTTATATTAGTATACATATGGAAGTATTTATTAAGGCATAATTAAAAAAATAACAGACCAGTATACATGAGGAATTATTTTCTTTCATGTACCTAAGCTTTAAAATTATATAACCAATATGTACATTGAAAAAACAGAGTAGGTGAAATAAATATGATAAATTATAAAATTGGTTTAGATATAGGATCGACAACAGTAAAATTAGTGGTTCTTAATAATGAGAACATTTTAATATATAGTAAATATAAAAGGCATTTTTCAGATATAAGAAGTACAATAATTGATTTAATAAAGGAATGCTATGAAGAATTAGGGAATATTAACTGCAAAATTAATATAACAGGTTCAGGAGGATTGTCAGTATCAAAATGGCTTAATCTTGGTTTTGTACAGGAAGTAATTGCATGTTCAAAAACAGTTGAAACAATTATTCCTGAGACTGACGTTGTAATAGAATTAGGCGGGGAAGATGCAAAAATTACATATTTTAGAGGTGGAATAGAGCAAAGAATGAATGGAAGTTGTGCCGGCGGTACTGGAGCTTTCATTGATCAAATGGCCATATTATTGAATACTGATGCAATGGGGTTAAACGAGTATGCTAAAGAATATAAAGTAATATATCCTATAGCATCAAGATGTGGTGTCTTTGCGAAAACAGATGTTCAGCCATTGATAAATGAAGGCGCTAAAAAAAGTGATATAGCTGCATCAATATTTCAAGCTGTAGTTAACCAAACTATAGGAGGGCTCGCGTGTGGTAAGCCGATAAGAGGCAATGTGGCATTTTTAGGAGGTCCTTTATTTTTCCTTTCAGAATTAAGGAACAGATTTATTGAAACATTGAATTTAAAGGATGAACAAATTATTGCGCCAGAAAATTCTCAACTTTTTGTTGCGATGGGAGCAGCTCTATTGTCAACAAAGGAAAAATCAACATCTTTAAAAAATATAGTAGATAAAATTTCTGATATTTCTAATATAAAGGATGATACTGAGCCAAGACTTGAACCGTTATTTAAAGATAAAGAAGATTACGATAAGTTTAAAGAGAGACATGATAAAAATGTTGTAAAAAGGGGAGAGTTAAGGGAATATAAAGGACAAGCATTTTTAGGAATAGACGCTGGTTCAACAACTACTAAAGTAGCACTTATAGGTGAAAATTCTGAACTTTTGTATTCTTACTATGGAAGCAATGAAGGAAACCCACTAAACAAAGTTGTAGAAATCATGAAAGATTTATATGAAAAACTTCCAGAAACAATAGAGATTGTAAACTCTTCTGTTACTGGTTATGGAGAAGCTCTTATTAAAGCAGCGCTTCATATAGATATAGGAGAAATTGAAACAATTGCACATTATAAGGCTGCAGATCATTTCTTGCCAGGTGTAGATTTTATCTTGGACATAGGCGGGCAGGATATGAAGTGCATAAAGATAAAAAATGATGCAATTGATGGAATACTTTTAAATGAAGCTTGTTCATCAGGATGCGGATCTTTTATTGAGAGTTTTGCTAAGTCTCTTGATATGAAGGTAGAGGATTTCGCAAAGGAAGCTTTAAAATCTAAAGCTCCAGTGGACTTAGGTTCTAGGTGCACAGTATTTATGAACTCGAGAGTTAAACAGTCTCAAAAAGAGGGAGCTGAGATTTCGGATATATCAGCTGGCCTTTCATATTCAGTTATAAAGAATGCTTTGTTTAAAGTAATAAAGTTAAGAGATGAAAAAGACATAGGTGAAAAAGTTATAGTACAAGGTGGAACATTTTACAATGAAGCTGTACTTAGGAGTTTTGAACTTATATCAGGAAGAGAAGCAGTAAGACCAGATATCTCAGGGCTAATGGGAGCCTTTGGGTGTGCTCTTATTGCAAAGGAAAGATATATTGAAGGAGAAAAGTCAACTTTATTACCTAGAGATGGAATAAATAAATTTGAAATGACAGCATCATTTAGAAGATGCGGAAAGTGTGGAAATAATTGTTTGCTTACTGTAAATAAATTCTCTACAGATGAGGAGTTCATTTCAGGAAATAGGTGCGAAAGAGGGCTTGGAATAGAGAAGTCTAAGGAAAGCAAACTACCAAATTTATTCGATTATAAGTACAAGAGAACATTTGGTTATAAGCCTTTAAAAGAAGAAGAAGCTAAACGTGGAGTTATAGGAATTCCAAGAGTTCTTAACATGTATGAGAATTATCCATTTTGGTTTACACTTTTAACTAACTTAGGCTTTAGCGTTAAATTATCAGCACCTTCAAGTAAGAAGATATATGAACTTGGAATTGAAACAATTCCATCAGAATCAGCTTGTTATCCAGCAAAATTGGCTCATGGTCATATAATGAATTTGATAAATAGAGGAATTAAAAATATATTTTATCCTTGTATATCATATGAGAAAAAAGAGTTCATGGATGCTCAAAATCATTACAATTGTCCTATGGTAACTTCTTATCCAGAAGCGATAAAAAATAATATGGATGAATTAAAGGAAAATAACATTAATTTCATGGAACCATTTTTATCTTTAGATAATGAAAAGGAGCTTGCAAAAAGAATTGTAGATGAATTCAAGGCATTTAATGTAAGTATACAAGAGGCTAAAACAGCTGTGGAAGAAGCAAGTAAAGAAAGAGAGAATTTCAAAAAGGATATTCAAAAAAAAGGTGAGGAAGTTATTTCATATCTAAGACAGAATAATAAAAAAGGAATAGTATTAAGTGGAAGACCTTACCATGTAGATCCTGAAATAAATCATGGAATTCCTGATATGATAAATTCTTTTGATATGGCTGTATTAACAGAAGATAGCGTGTCTCATTTAGGAGTATTAAAAGATAAGCTTAGAGTTGTAGATCAGTGGATGTATCACTCAAGATTATACAGAGCAGCTGCTTTTGTTGCTGATGAGCCTTGTGTAGATATGATTCAGTTAAATTCTTTTGGTTGTGGATTAGATGCAGTTACTACAGATCAAGTTTCTGAAATTATATCCTCAAAAGGAAAGATATATACAGTTTTAAAAATAGATGAAGGAAATAATTTAGGGGCTGCTAAAATTAGAATTAGATCATTAAAAGCTGCAATGGGCGAAAGAGAACGAAAAAATTATAAACCAGTTGAAGAACAAATAGTATACAAAAATCCAGTATTTACACCTGAGATGAGAAAGAAACATACAATTTTATGTCCTCAAATGTCACCTATTCATTTTGATTTAATTGAGACAGCTGTGAATGCATCAGGCTATAACTTAGAAGTTTTACCATCAATGGACATGAAAGCTGTTGATGAAGGATTAAAATATGTTAATAATGATGCTTGTTATCCATCAATTATAGTAATTGGTCAAATAATTGAGGCCTTAAAATCTGGAAAATATGATTTGAATAATACTTCAGTTATAATATCTCAAACTGGCGGTGGCTGTAGAGCAACAAATTATATTGGATTCTTAAAGATGGCTTTAAAGCATGCTGGATTTGAACAAGTACCTGTTATATCATTAAATGCAGTAGGACTTGAAAAACAACCAGGTTTTAAGATTACTCCAAAATTGCTTCATAAAGCTATTATGGCATTAGTATACGGAGACTTATTCATGAGAGTGTTGTATAAGACAAGGCCTTACGAAAAAGTTAAAGGATCTGCCAATGATATTTATAAGAAATGGAATGAAAAGGTAAAATTAAATTTAGTAAACGGAAGCAAGAGAGAGTTTAATAACAACATAAAAGAAATCATTCAAGAGTTTGATGAATTACCACTACTAAATGTAAAAAAACCTAAAGTTGGTGTTGTTGGAGAAATATTAGTTAAGTTCCATCCAACAGCAAACAATGATATTGTGGGTATTTTAGAAAATGAAGGGGCAGAAGCAGTCGTTCCAGATCTTCTAGATTTCTTTTTCTACTCAGCATTTGACGCAGACTTTAAAGCAAAATATTTGGCAGGAAGTAAACTTTCAAAAAATTTATGTAATATGGCTATCTCTTATATTGAAACATATAGAAAAACTATGAAAAAACAATTAGAAAAAAGTACTAGATTTTCTAAGCCAAAACACATAAAAGAATTAGCTGACATGGCATCACCTATACTTTCTCTTGGAAATCAGACTGGAGAAGGTTGGTTCTTAACAGCAGAAATGATAGAGCTTATTGAGTCTGGCACAAGTAATATAGTGTGTCTTCAACCTTTTGCATGTTTGCCTAATCATGTTACTGGAAAAGGTATGATAAAAGCACTAAAAGAAAGATATCCAAAATCAAATATAGTGGCAATAGATTATGATCCTGGTGCCTCAAACGTAAACCAGTTAAATAGAATTAAGCTAATGTTATCAGTTGCCTTTAAAAATTTAGGTGATGAACTTAAATATCATAAAAAACAAAATGAAAGTATTGTGGAGCAGCAATTTCATAATGAGGCAGGTTTAACACTTGAAGACAATATTTAATTAAATTGTGTTAAATTTAATGTTTTAGTTAGCATAATCATGTATTTATAATGCATAATGTACATAATTTATAATTAACGTACATTATGCATTAAAGCTTTTGAAGGAATTTACATGTAATTGTTTTTATTACAATTATTGTTTTATGTTACTTTTAGTTTATACAATGGTTATTGTACAGTTTTATAGGCTATTAAAATAATGTGCAATTTATTAGGAGGTAATCGATGGATACGCAAAGTAATCATCAAGAAAAAGAGAAAATTAAAAATAAAAAATTTAAACCGCTTGTATTCTTTTTAGGGATAGTATACATAATTGTTTTTCTATGTATAAGTACGCCTCTAGTGTTATTTTTTGGACCGTATGAAAATACAAGAAAAGTATTTGTTTCAACATTACTTGGAACAAGACATGCGTATCTATTAACAGATTTTATGTCCCAGGAAGAAATAAATAAGATCCTAGGAGTTAACAAAAATACAGAAGAATTGAAGGATGATAGTACTCAAAATACAGAAACAGATTTAAATAAGGTAAAGGTGAAATATACTAGTGGAAATGAGATAACTAGATATGATATACATACAGACAGATATAATGGATATATACTTGAAATAAAAAATCCATTAGGAGTTAAAGTTGCAATGACAAAATATCTAGGAAAAATGGGACAGAAAACTAGTGAAATGGCAGAAGAGAATAATGCTATTGCAGCGATTAATGGTGGGTCATTTGTAGATAAATCTTCTGATGGAACCCTTTATGCGGGAACTGGGGCAGAGCCAGGGGGATTTGTTATATCAGGTGGAAAAGTTGTATATCCTAAAAACAATGTAAATAGAAATAATGTTGAAAATGTTATAGCTTTTACTAAAGGTGGTCAGCTTATTGTGGGAGATCATACTCTTAATGAGCTTCAAAAACTAGGAGTGCAGGAAGCAATGTGCTTTAGAAGGCCTAATATTATTATAAATGGTAAGCCTCAGGTTAAAGATAAGACATCTGATGGGCTTAATCCTAGAACTGCAGTGGGTCAAAAAGAGGATGGTACAGTTATATTTTTGGTTATTGATGGGCGAAAAATCACAGCACCTGGAGCAAGTTTGTATGATGTTCAAGAAATAATGTTAGATAGAGGTGCGATTAATGCGGGTGCTCTTGATGGTGGTTATTCTTCTACAATGTACTATAAGGGAGAAGTTATAAATTCTCCAAATGCTTGGGATGGTGAAAGATCTGTTGCCACAGCTTTTTACGTTGAGTAAAATAAAGTTTGTGAAAAATTATTATAATAAATAGTACATATAACACAAAAGTAGAAGTAATTTTGAAGTATCTTTGTAGGAGAGGATAGTTAATGAAAAACCTGATAAGAATAGTAGTATGGACACTTGTAGCAATAGTAATTCAACAAGGTATATTTTTATATGTGGAAAATATATATTTAGCTTCAGATGTAAAAATACAAGCTGAAAAAGTTGAAGAAAAGGAAATGCCAAAAGATAATAAGCAAAATGAAATTAACATTAAGGATGGAGTTTCTAAAGCATCAGTATCCTCAGATGGCAGATTTGTTGCCTATATAGAAAATAGTAAACTTAAGGTATTAGATAGTAATGATAATAGTGAAAAAGAATTCCAATGTGAAGACGGCGGAGATGTAGTGTTCTATAAATGGTTAACAAATGAGAACAATATAATCGTTATACAAAAAGTGCAAAAAAAAGGAGGAGCTTATTTTGAGCCAGTATCTTTTGATGCGAAGAAAGGTGAAACACGACAACTTGCAGACTTTAATTTAAATGAGCTGAAAATAGATACAAAGAATGCAAGCGATAAAGTAGACAATGTAGTATTTTCTACTGCAACACATAGTCTTTACATAAAAATTAATAAAGCCAATGGAAAAAGTGATTTATATTATGCTAATGTAATGAATCAATTAGAGAAAGTCAGATCAAATAAAGAAATTGGGAATATAATAGTACCTACTACAAGTACAAATGCGGTAATGGAAATGGGAAATGGTGCAACCATATTAAATAGCCCAAACAATATAGAAATACCAAATGCAAAAGTTATAAAAATATTAGGAAATGATATTAATGATAATGTATATTTTGGTGAAGAAGTTAGCGGAAATATTACTAAAATATATTATTCAGCATTAAACGAAGGGAAAATAAAATGGAATATGTTGATTTTGCCTAAGCCAGTAAGTAAAGAAGATATAATTGTGGATTATTCAGGAAAAGTTTATATCAATGATAAATCTGCAGGAAGTGTTTTAGAGCTTATTAGTAAGAAGACAATTAAGTATGAAGGAGATCTTCTGCAATCTTATTCTAAAGGGATTATTTCTATAAATGGAAATAAGTTAACAAAGTACGAGATTGGAGAAAACAGAATTTCCATTAAGCAATAATATGCTTAATAAAAACTACTTTGCCAAATAATCATGATTTTGATAATACAAAAATATAAGAAATTTTTGTATTTAAGGATCTATCATAATAAGATATAATAATTCATATAAGTTTTAAAAGAATAAAATATAAAAAAAGTCATATAATTAAATTTATGTAAATATAAAATCAATGGTAAAAGGGGTGGAATTTATGGATAAAAGTAAAAAAAATAAATTAATTGGAACAGGAGTCATTGTTGGATCCATGGCAGCATTAAGTGGTGCCATAGCAATGGGGAAGAGGTTT from the Clostridium beijerinckii genome contains:
- a CDS encoding 2-hydroxyacyl-CoA dehydratase, giving the protein MINYKIGLDIGSTTVKLVVLNNENILIYSKYKRHFSDIRSTIIDLIKECYEELGNINCKINITGSGGLSVSKWLNLGFVQEVIACSKTVETIIPETDVVIELGGEDAKITYFRGGIEQRMNGSCAGGTGAFIDQMAILLNTDAMGLNEYAKEYKVIYPIASRCGVFAKTDVQPLINEGAKKSDIAASIFQAVVNQTIGGLACGKPIRGNVAFLGGPLFFLSELRNRFIETLNLKDEQIIAPENSQLFVAMGAALLSTKEKSTSLKNIVDKISDISNIKDDTEPRLEPLFKDKEDYDKFKERHDKNVVKRGELREYKGQAFLGIDAGSTTTKVALIGENSELLYSYYGSNEGNPLNKVVEIMKDLYEKLPETIEIVNSSVTGYGEALIKAALHIDIGEIETIAHYKAADHFLPGVDFILDIGGQDMKCIKIKNDAIDGILLNEACSSGCGSFIESFAKSLDMKVEDFAKEALKSKAPVDLGSRCTVFMNSRVKQSQKEGAEISDISAGLSYSVIKNALFKVIKLRDEKDIGEKVIVQGGTFYNEAVLRSFELISGREAVRPDISGLMGAFGCALIAKERYIEGEKSTLLPRDGINKFEMTASFRRCGKCGNNCLLTVNKFSTDEEFISGNRCERGLGIEKSKESKLPNLFDYKYKRTFGYKPLKEEEAKRGVIGIPRVLNMYENYPFWFTLLTNLGFSVKLSAPSSKKIYELGIETIPSESACYPAKLAHGHIMNLINRGIKNIFYPCISYEKKEFMDAQNHYNCPMVTSYPEAIKNNMDELKENNINFMEPFLSLDNEKELAKRIVDEFKAFNVSIQEAKTAVEEASKERENFKKDIQKKGEEVISYLRQNNKKGIVLSGRPYHVDPEINHGIPDMINSFDMAVLTEDSVSHLGVLKDKLRVVDQWMYHSRLYRAAAFVADEPCVDMIQLNSFGCGLDAVTTDQVSEIISSKGKIYTVLKIDEGNNLGAAKIRIRSLKAAMGERERKNYKPVEEQIVYKNPVFTPEMRKKHTILCPQMSPIHFDLIETAVNASGYNLEVLPSMDMKAVDEGLKYVNNDACYPSIIVIGQIIEALKSGKYDLNNTSVIISQTGGGCRATNYIGFLKMALKHAGFEQVPVISLNAVGLEKQPGFKITPKLLHKAIMALVYGDLFMRVLYKTRPYEKVKGSANDIYKKWNEKVKLNLVNGSKREFNNNIKEIIQEFDELPLLNVKKPKVGVVGEILVKFHPTANNDIVGILENEGAEAVVPDLLDFFFYSAFDADFKAKYLAGSKLSKNLCNMAISYIETYRKTMKKQLEKSTRFSKPKHIKELADMASPILSLGNQTGEGWFLTAEMIELIESGTSNIVCLQPFACLPNHVTGKGMIKALKERYPKSNIVAIDYDPGASNVNQLNRIKLMLSVAFKNLGDELKYHKKQNESIVEQQFHNEAGLTLEDNI
- a CDS encoding tetratricopeptide repeat protein codes for the protein MNYFTEGNKFYNMKDYEKAMDFYKKSASENLNTACSYYNCGVCLIKLKKFDDAIIMLNKAISLKHESKYFFNLGYCYVMKENFNTALRFFNLAWSIDPNDKDCEKAIDLIISKFKKAN
- a CDS encoding transglutaminase-like domain-containing protein: MNENKAMLVVNGIISGCIQVSIIIALLVFPSIIFNSTSVHSFTENVLKQEYSPSENSKIVNSKLFKNIQSIKNASSKEIIIYNGVTIEDGIKSNEEIDNKALKLTQGAKTDRERAKILYSWIGSNIKYDNEKAQEVLSGGDTEKMPESGAIPAFSSRTGICFDKACLYVAMSRAANLKVRLLGGQAYDGEQYVGHAWNQVYLEDENKWINVDTTFYDGGNYFDSNLFNKHNVEEIAGEW
- a CDS encoding phosphodiester glycosidase family protein, producing MDTQSNHQEKEKIKNKKFKPLVFFLGIVYIIVFLCISTPLVLFFGPYENTRKVFVSTLLGTRHAYLLTDFMSQEEINKILGVNKNTEELKDDSTQNTETDLNKVKVKYTSGNEITRYDIHTDRYNGYILEIKNPLGVKVAMTKYLGKMGQKTSEMAEENNAIAAINGGSFVDKSSDGTLYAGTGAEPGGFVISGGKVVYPKNNVNRNNVENVIAFTKGGQLIVGDHTLNELQKLGVQEAMCFRRPNIIINGKPQVKDKTSDGLNPRTAVGQKEDGTVIFLVIDGRKITAPGASLYDVQEIMLDRGAINAGALDGGYSSTMYYKGEVINSPNAWDGERSVATAFYVE